In a single window of the Caproicibacterium sp. BJN0003 genome:
- a CDS encoding Crp/Fnr family transcriptional regulator, protein MDNFISFLETVNLFKCFSTNELDKLFQNNLYRISTYFKDSIVHLQNEKCENLDIILSGTVLIQKIDSNGDLLTICNFSAGEAMGENLLFSHRNFYPMTITAKCDTEILQIKKELIIKLCQENMKFINGFLQSASDKTLILMGKIKTLSLKTIRQCIIEFLLHEYHTQKSATIKLNMTKKELAEKIGVQRPSLSRELNKMRKDGLITYDPKQITIMDVDLLNKLHIDS, encoded by the coding sequence TTGGATAATTTTATTTCTTTTCTTGAAACGGTAAATCTATTTAAGTGCTTCTCGACTAATGAACTGGATAAATTGTTTCAAAATAATCTTTACCGTATCAGCACTTACTTCAAAGATTCCATAGTACATCTTCAGAATGAAAAATGTGAGAACCTCGACATCATTTTGAGCGGGACTGTCTTAATACAAAAAATTGATTCGAATGGGGATCTGCTCACGATTTGCAATTTTTCGGCTGGCGAGGCTATGGGAGAAAATCTTCTTTTTTCACATAGAAATTTTTATCCCATGACGATCACAGCAAAGTGTGATACGGAAATTCTCCAGATCAAGAAGGAATTAATTATAAAGCTGTGCCAAGAAAACATGAAGTTTATAAATGGCTTTCTCCAGTCTGCATCAGACAAAACATTGATTTTAATGGGAAAAATCAAGACTTTGTCACTGAAAACTATCAGACAGTGCATCATTGAGTTTTTGCTTCACGAATACCACACTCAAAAATCCGCAACAATTAAATTGAATATGACCAAAAAAGAACTGGCTGAAAAAATAGGGGTTCAAAGGCCTTCTTTATCAAGAGAGCTGAATAAGATGAGAAAAGATGGCCTTATCACCTATGATCCAAAACAGATTACAATCATGGATGTTGATTTGCTGAACAAACTGCATATAGACTCCTGA
- a CDS encoding 4Fe-4S binding protein, which yields MKQRKITAFRIMCLLIAVAVLVFLGSGYRIIILLLSIFSALVFGRLWCGYVCPLGFYQELLSMLRKKLHIPTFHVSLKVKSYLRPLKWIILVYFLASVLFFGLRPVMYIRPDLSFSSADMSIYKIIIVGIVTGICFLKERAFCKYCPLGTLRGFVNKISFGKIKKDGTACTHCRACLECCPMDIRSIYEERNKSDITHSDCIYCMKCIEACPEQDVLSFTLFGKKVLSSKRNSKQVK from the coding sequence TTGAAGCAGCGTAAAATTACGGCTTTCCGTATCATGTGTCTACTGATTGCCGTTGCTGTACTCGTTTTTCTGGGAAGCGGATACCGGATTATTATTTTGTTGCTCAGCATCTTCAGCGCTCTGGTTTTTGGGCGTCTCTGGTGCGGCTATGTCTGCCCGCTGGGCTTTTATCAGGAACTGCTTTCAATGCTTCGGAAAAAACTGCATATTCCGACGTTCCACGTGTCATTAAAGGTGAAATCCTATTTGCGTCCGCTGAAATGGATCATACTTGTATATTTTCTGGCCAGCGTTTTGTTTTTTGGGCTGCGCCCAGTTATGTATATACGGCCCGACCTTTCCTTCAGCAGCGCAGATATGAGTATCTATAAAATCATTATTGTCGGTATTGTAACGGGAATTTGTTTTCTGAAAGAAAGGGCGTTCTGTAAATACTGTCCGCTAGGGACACTCCGGGGCTTTGTCAATAAAATCAGCTTCGGAAAAATTAAAAAGGACGGTACGGCGTGTACACACTGCCGCGCTTGTCTTGAATGTTGTCCAATGGATATCCGCTCCATTTATGAAGAACGCAACAAATCCGATATCACTCACTCGGATTGTATCTACTGTATGAAATGCATTGAGGCATGCCCGGAGCAGGATGTGCTTTCCTTTACCCTGTTTGGGAAAAAGGTATTGTCATCCAAACGTAATAGTAAGCAGGTGAAATAA
- a CDS encoding 2-hydroxyacyl-CoA dehydratase subunit D — MEERTLERYKRNISRVSAGSLKQLTSIGDVPKGLEYFTNVLKRTFVDFEKDDNEYIGSYCVMVPDEMIYAFGYRPLRLCAGHSVAAMIGDEIVPRDACPVLKATAGFHAMRVMPIYQQCRLAVLPMTCDGKRKSAALLSQYLPVIPLPIEMDKSEERFAQNLQNMHALMKSISKETGRRFSNRKLIESCKSINAAQQEAYKLYGLLSSDNPPVTGSQVMAVLNSYCYDTPESWAQHAKILNAGLSQKAAAMQPLKRKKPRIFIAGSPITFPNYKLPFLMEGLGAQIVGDETCMAGRLLYDPVVPDEYSTDGILRALTARYVCACTCPVFEQTDDRLSSLTEKLRQTKAEGVIYHILRGCTPYDFELSMVEQLADKLDIPVLRVETDFSAEDAEQVKIRLEAFVELIEQRR; from the coding sequence ATGGAAGAGCGTACATTAGAACGTTATAAGCGAAATATTTCGCGCGTTTCGGCTGGTTCACTGAAACAGTTGACATCCATAGGAGATGTTCCCAAGGGGCTTGAATATTTTACGAATGTTCTTAAAAGAACATTCGTCGATTTTGAAAAGGATGACAACGAGTACATAGGTAGCTACTGCGTGATGGTGCCGGATGAAATGATATACGCATTCGGCTACAGGCCGCTGCGCTTATGCGCTGGGCACAGCGTTGCGGCGATGATCGGGGATGAGATCGTCCCGCGTGATGCCTGCCCAGTCCTGAAGGCAACTGCCGGTTTTCACGCAATGCGCGTCATGCCGATCTATCAGCAGTGCAGGCTGGCAGTGCTGCCGATGACCTGCGATGGCAAGCGAAAAAGTGCTGCGCTTTTGTCGCAGTACCTTCCGGTTATTCCCTTGCCGATTGAAATGGATAAGTCGGAGGAACGCTTTGCGCAGAACCTGCAAAACATGCATGCTCTCATGAAAAGTATTTCCAAAGAAACGGGCCGCAGGTTCTCCAACCGGAAACTGATTGAATCCTGCAAAAGCATTAATGCGGCACAGCAGGAAGCATATAAACTATACGGCTTGCTCTCATCCGACAATCCGCCTGTCACGGGTTCACAGGTTATGGCTGTGCTGAACAGCTATTGCTATGATACGCCGGAAAGCTGGGCGCAGCACGCGAAAATACTAAATGCCGGACTTTCCCAAAAAGCAGCTGCCATGCAGCCTTTGAAAAGGAAAAAGCCGCGTATCTTTATCGCAGGCTCTCCCATTACATTTCCAAACTATAAACTGCCGTTTTTGATGGAAGGTCTGGGGGCACAGATTGTCGGAGACGAGACGTGTATGGCGGGGAGGCTTTTATATGACCCCGTTGTTCCTGATGAGTACAGTACAGACGGCATCTTACGTGCGCTTACGGCGCGATATGTCTGCGCATGTACGTGTCCGGTATTCGAGCAGACGGACGATCGCCTCAGCAGTCTCACAGAAAAACTGCGTCAGACGAAAGCGGAGGGCGTTATTTATCATATCCTGCGCGGCTGCACGCCTTACGACTTCGAATTGTCCATGGTGGAACAGCTGGCAGATAAGCTTGATATTCCGGTTCTGCGTGTGGAAACAGATTTCTCCGCCGAGGATGCAGAACAGGTAAAAATCCGTCTGGAAGCGTTTGTTGAATTGATAGAACAAAGGAGATAA
- a CDS encoding 2-hydroxyacyl-CoA dehydratase family protein, protein MDKKYEDQILKSIDAVREKAPDIPLDYFFDIWKGFWFGEQKTEMPSIAVLGTGIPELYIRAAGAKPLFLLGGNYFTDQYAEQVFPQISDPVLKSASSILFSGQLSCMRDIIGMVVSVSNADTRKVVSYLKGLGHPVIVMEEEPFLDSKATSRFRSSQMDLVMELQKLTHRPITAKSIRTAAKQITSAHDAIRRLKTMDIPQIAKDFIKQTYYLAPDIQEWTDRVNGFAEENLKPMPENRSHLLLIGSPIFFPNVKIPTVLHNVGIQDYENHCGVPDPEDYTELMEHDPFSLNSMFRDLNEIHYRSAQNDIARALCSDTSFLQNASGVIYHLLKGQLMYAYEANRIEKAAIRAGIPFVCIETDYTNADTEQIRIRLEAFSELLTQTGKLPAAV, encoded by the coding sequence TTGGATAAAAAATATGAGGATCAGATTCTGAAATCGATAGATGCCGTGCGCGAAAAAGCACCAGATATCCCGCTGGATTATTTTTTCGATATCTGGAAGGGATTCTGGTTTGGGGAACAAAAGACAGAAATGCCGTCCATAGCGGTATTGGGGACCGGTATTCCCGAATTATATATCCGGGCTGCCGGTGCGAAACCGCTATTTTTGCTGGGAGGCAATTACTTTACGGATCAATACGCAGAACAGGTGTTTCCGCAGATTTCGGACCCTGTGCTCAAATCCGCAAGCAGCATTCTCTTTTCCGGACAGCTCTCCTGCATGAGGGATATCATCGGGATGGTTGTGTCGGTGAGCAACGCAGATACGCGTAAAGTTGTGTCTTATTTAAAAGGCCTGGGGCATCCGGTAATCGTGATGGAGGAGGAGCCGTTTCTGGATTCAAAAGCCACATCACGGTTTCGGTCGTCACAGATGGATTTAGTTATGGAGCTGCAAAAGCTCACACACCGACCGATTACCGCCAAGAGCATCCGAACTGCCGCGAAGCAAATCACCAGCGCACATGATGCCATCCGGCGCCTTAAGACTATGGATATTCCGCAAATCGCAAAGGATTTTATCAAGCAGACCTATTATCTTGCTCCTGACATTCAGGAATGGACCGACCGCGTGAATGGATTCGCCGAGGAAAACCTGAAGCCGATGCCCGAAAACCGGTCCCATCTGCTGCTGATCGGGTCACCGATCTTTTTCCCGAATGTCAAAATCCCGACTGTATTACATAATGTCGGCATCCAAGATTATGAGAATCACTGCGGAGTCCCTGATCCGGAGGATTACACAGAGCTTATGGAGCATGATCCTTTCTCGCTGAATTCCATGTTCAGGGATCTGAATGAAATTCATTACAGATCGGCACAAAACGATATTGCTCGCGCACTGTGTTCTGATACTTCTTTTCTGCAAAACGCCAGCGGTGTCATATACCATCTGCTCAAGGGACAACTCATGTATGCTTATGAAGCGAATCGGATTGAAAAGGCCGCCATCAGGGCGGGGATTCCGTTCGTCTGCATTGAAACAGATTATACGAATGCCGATACCGAGCAGATCAGAATCCGCCTGGAAGCATTTTCAGAACTGCTGACGCAGACCGGAAAACTGCCTGCGGCAGTATAA